From the genome of Elusimicrobiota bacterium, one region includes:
- a CDS encoding radical SAM protein yields MESDIWEKIQKGGRLDLDDVRTLWASPDIVGLGWMADQVKRRRYGNQAFYVINQKIEPTNVCVLSCTFCDFATKRNRPDAYEMTLSEMVQRCAAGVREIHISGGMPPEWTFDHYLEIVRALRQACPEAGIKAFTAVEIEWMARISRQSIETVLWRLKEAGLTALPGGGAEVFSERVRQALFPFKIGEREWVDVHRRAHRLGIPSNATLLYGHIETPEERWHHLEVLRNLQDESLHHTSSPAGSFSSSPAGSGGGSMDSPPVAGGNDGIETEGNDDTKAGFMSFVPLAYQPGPSGLTTQPSSLLDDLKMLAIARLYLDNFPHIKAYWVTMGEQAASVALHFGADDVDGTIGEERIMHAAGVSSPSGLLRDKVEDLIRDAGCIPVERDALYKVVAYSSDILPLPVEGEGWGEGKGKGKGKAADTPSSGLRPPSPSAGRRG; encoded by the coding sequence ATGGAATCTGACATCTGGGAAAAAATCCAGAAGGGCGGCCGCCTGGATCTCGACGATGTCCGCACCCTTTGGGCGAGTCCGGATATCGTCGGGCTTGGCTGGATGGCCGATCAAGTGAAGCGGCGACGCTATGGAAACCAGGCGTTCTACGTCATCAATCAAAAGATTGAACCGACCAATGTTTGCGTTCTTTCCTGCACGTTTTGCGACTTTGCGACCAAGCGGAACCGCCCGGATGCCTACGAAATGACGCTTTCCGAAATGGTTCAGCGCTGCGCGGCAGGTGTTCGCGAAATCCATATCTCCGGCGGCATGCCTCCAGAGTGGACGTTCGACCATTACCTGGAGATCGTGCGGGCGCTGCGGCAAGCCTGTCCCGAGGCCGGGATCAAGGCCTTTACCGCGGTGGAAATCGAGTGGATGGCCCGGATTTCCCGGCAAAGTATTGAAACCGTCTTGTGGCGTCTGAAAGAAGCCGGACTGACCGCCCTGCCGGGCGGAGGCGCCGAAGTTTTCTCCGAACGTGTTCGTCAGGCGCTTTTCCCCTTCAAGATCGGAGAGAGGGAGTGGGTGGACGTTCACCGCAGAGCGCACCGCCTGGGGATCCCGTCGAATGCGACGCTCCTTTACGGACATATCGAAACGCCGGAGGAACGGTGGCATCATCTGGAAGTGCTTAGAAATTTGCAGGATGAATCACTACATCACACGTCATCCCCGGCGGGTTCTTTTTCGTCATCCCCCGCAGGTTCTGGCGGGGGATCTATGGATTCCCCCCCAGTGGCCGGGGGGAATGACGGTATAGAAACCGAGGGGAATGACGACACAAAAGCGGGATTTATGAGTTTCGTTCCGCTGGCCTATCAGCCAGGTCCATCAGGATTGACGACACAGCCGTCCTCTTTATTGGATGACCTGAAGATGCTTGCCATCGCACGGCTTTATTTGGACAATTTCCCGCACATTAAAGCCTATTGGGTTACGATGGGTGAACAAGCGGCCTCCGTGGCGCTTCATTTTGGAGCGGATGATGTGGATGGAACGATTGGCGAAGAGCGCATCATGCATGCGGCCGGCGTATCCTCTCCGTCAGGTCTCCTGCGGGATAAGGTGGAGGATCTCATCCGGGACGCCGGCTGCATCCCTGTCGAACGGGACGCTCTTTACAAGGTTGTGGCCTATTCTTCTGACATACTCCCTCTCCCTGTTGAGGGAGAGGGTTGGGGTGAGGGTAAGGGTAAGGGTAAGGGTAAGGCCGCGGATACACCCTCATCCGGCCTCCGGCCACCTTCTCCCTCAGCAGGGAGAAGGGGATGA
- a CDS encoding UbiX family flavin prenyltransferase, which yields MRLIVGISGASGVVYGVEFLKRCPAEEKYVILTRWGRNLLRTEAGLTPEHLSPFVKKVYATEDLSAPFASGSNPFDALVIMPCSVATLGKIANGISDTLLTRTAEVALKERRKLILAIRETPLSSIALENALKLSREGVVIMPIAPPFYTQPRTLEDLVISFVDKAIGTLGLTTAAAGWRASELE from the coding sequence ATGAGACTCATCGTTGGAATTTCCGGCGCTTCCGGGGTGGTTTATGGGGTGGAATTCCTGAAACGCTGTCCGGCGGAAGAGAAATACGTGATTCTGACGCGCTGGGGCCGTAATCTCCTGAGGACCGAAGCCGGTCTGACGCCGGAGCACTTGAGTCCCTTCGTTAAAAAAGTCTATGCCACCGAAGATCTCTCCGCGCCTTTCGCCTCTGGATCGAACCCGTTTGATGCGCTGGTCATCATGCCCTGCAGCGTGGCCACGCTGGGCAAGATTGCCAATGGTATTTCCGATACGCTGCTGACGCGCACCGCTGAAGTGGCGCTCAAGGAACGCCGGAAATTGATTCTGGCGATCCGTGAGACGCCGCTCTCTTCGATTGCCCTGGAGAATGCGCTGAAGTTGTCGCGCGAAGGGGTGGTCATCATGCCGATTGCCCCGCCTTTTTACACCCAACCCCGGACACTGGAAGATCTGGTGATCTCCTTCGTTGATAAGGCCATCGGAACGCTGGGACTGACGACAGCCGCCGCCGGCTGGCGCGCCTCGGAACTCGAATGA
- a CDS encoding UbiA-like polyprenyltransferase, translated as MNQRLLAYGRLVKVEHTLFSIPLLFSGAVLAAGHLPSWSLSVLILFAGFGARTAAFALNRIIDRHIDKLNPRTAGRELPKGSLTVAEAWGVGVFGTLLYGVAAWFIAPICFYLSPLPLVVFVLYPYLKRVSWMAHFGVGLADALAPLGGWIAVTQSLHPVWPGLWLGLFTFFWVSGFDIIYSTMDETFDREHGLHSLPVRVGSEDALLVSGVFHMVAFWALVALYKYYFHSTTAFLTLGAIGALLYLEHANARDVNLAFFKINAVLGFGVLGFIVTGVLFA; from the coding sequence ATGAATCAACGTTTGCTGGCTTATGGTCGTCTGGTCAAGGTGGAACACACCCTTTTTTCGATCCCCCTGCTCTTCAGCGGAGCGGTTTTAGCGGCCGGCCATCTTCCGTCCTGGTCGTTATCTGTTCTCATTCTATTTGCGGGTTTTGGCGCACGAACCGCTGCTTTCGCCTTAAACCGTATTATAGACCGTCATATCGATAAACTAAATCCGCGGACGGCCGGCCGGGAGCTTCCGAAAGGATCCTTGACGGTCGCCGAGGCCTGGGGCGTTGGCGTGTTCGGGACCCTGCTCTACGGGGTTGCCGCTTGGTTCATCGCCCCGATTTGTTTTTATTTGTCCCCCCTTCCGCTAGTGGTGTTTGTCCTTTACCCCTATCTCAAACGGGTTTCCTGGATGGCTCATTTTGGGGTCGGACTGGCCGACGCTCTGGCTCCTTTGGGCGGATGGATCGCTGTCACGCAGTCCCTTCATCCCGTCTGGCCGGGGTTGTGGCTGGGGCTCTTTACCTTTTTCTGGGTGAGCGGTTTCGATATTATTTATTCCACGATGGACGAAACGTTTGATCGGGAGCATGGGCTGCATTCCCTGCCGGTGCGTGTGGGCTCGGAGGATGCGTTGCTGGTGTCCGGCGTTTTTCATATGGTCGCTTTCTGGGCCCTCGTTGCTCTCTATAAATATTATTTTCATTCCACGACCGCTTTCCTGACCCTGGGAGCGATCGGCGCTCTGCTGTACCTGGAGCATGCGAACGCCCGTGATGTGAATTTGGCTTTCTTTAAAATCAATGCCGTCCTCGGTTTTGGCGTTCTCGGTTTTATCGTCACAGGGGTCCTCTTCGCATGA
- a CDS encoding menaquinone biosynthesis protein, with amino-acid sequence MIIRIGYIPYLNMVPFQQGFGPEPLEIDQRQFEFKTLSPRDLGINAGEGTIDAGALSLVDFLRVFPSFEPISRFGVGVRRASKSVLFFSKQPIAAFSGTCAVSEETSTSFRLLQLLLSVRYQRPNVQYGRIASHQTFDGEADGVLLIGDEALRAKQKGIPGLPCVTDLGEEWYFWQGVPFVFARWAVRQGLPQMVKDTIETSVESSLKSIIYNKKDVALQESAKRGFDPAFIENYWNGFCYRLNEDHQESIRRFSELLEEQCLIG; translated from the coding sequence ATGATTATTCGAATCGGATATATTCCCTATTTGAACATGGTCCCTTTCCAGCAAGGGTTCGGCCCGGAACCGCTGGAGATTGACCAGCGGCAGTTTGAATTCAAAACCCTTTCGCCTCGGGATTTAGGGATCAACGCGGGAGAAGGAACCATCGATGCCGGCGCTCTTTCGCTGGTGGACTTTTTGCGGGTGTTTCCCAGTTTTGAACCCATCAGCCGGTTTGGGGTGGGCGTTCGAAGAGCTTCGAAGAGCGTTTTGTTTTTTTCCAAACAGCCGATCGCGGCATTTTCCGGGACCTGCGCGGTGTCCGAAGAAACATCCACTTCGTTTCGTCTGCTTCAGCTGCTGTTGTCGGTGCGCTACCAGCGTCCGAATGTCCAGTACGGCCGGATCGCTTCCCATCAGACCTTTGACGGAGAGGCGGATGGAGTTCTTTTGATCGGGGACGAGGCTTTGCGCGCCAAACAAAAGGGTATTCCAGGACTGCCCTGCGTGACGGATCTGGGCGAAGAGTGGTATTTCTGGCAGGGAGTGCCTTTTGTGTTTGCGCGCTGGGCGGTTCGTCAGGGGCTTCCGCAAATGGTTAAAGATACTATTGAGACATCAGTCGAAAGCTCTTTGAAATCAATTATTTACAACAAGAAAGATGTGGCACTGCAGGAGAGTGCTAAACGCGGTTTTGATCCAGCTTTTATCGAGAACTATTGGAACGGGTTTTGCTACCGGTTGAATGAAGACCACCAGGAGTCCATCCGCCGTTTTTCCGAACTTTTGGAAGAGCAATGCTTGATCGGATAA
- a CDS encoding YbaB/EbfC family nucleoid-associated protein → MLNQMKQIYEMQKKAKELQKQLQAVKAEQTNSSRSLSITVNGIQKVESLRIDPLWLTPEKNAALEAALTQLINDAFEEVQKRSASQAASLMKDLKGLNLPGF, encoded by the coding sequence ATGCTTAATCAAATGAAACAGATTTACGAGATGCAGAAGAAGGCGAAGGAGTTGCAAAAACAGCTCCAGGCCGTCAAAGCGGAACAGACCAATTCCAGCCGTTCCCTGAGCATTACGGTCAATGGCATTCAAAAAGTGGAGTCCCTGCGCATCGACCCGCTCTGGCTTACCCCGGAGAAAAATGCAGCGCTGGAGGCCGCTTTGACGCAACTCATTAACGATGCTTTTGAGGAAGTCCAGAAACGATCAGCCTCCCAGGCCGCCAGCCTGATGAAGGACCTCAAAGGCTTGAACCTCCCGGGATTCTAA
- a CDS encoding menaquinone biosynthesis decarboxylase, with protein sequence MSFRNLSSFLTELEQQKELRRIRVEVDPELEITEIATRVVRQEGPALLFEKVKGSPFPLAINIFGSARRIELALGRPPQQIGQELLSLAQSMNPPRWLGLWKSRKALRRTFAMHTQVVLWGAPSQQIVQEPALDRLPVLKCWPQDGGRFITFGLVMTRHPQTGVRNVGVYRMQVFGPSSTGMHWQIQKGGGFHYSEAERRGQNLPLAVVIGADPCLLLAAVAPLPEGMDEVAFSGFLRGSPARLVKARSIPMRVPSEAEFILEGYVHTDERAMEGPFGDHFGHYSKAAPFPVFHVRSMTHRKRPIYLAAVVGKPPQEDRYLGNATQEILSPLIRLIHPEIQELWAYYETGFHNLLVVSVRQRYGKEAVKTGLGLLGEGQLSLTKCLVLVDTNVNVRDSHAVFRAIQQNFDPSEDVLILPGTPLDTLDFTGDAMATGGKINLDATRKPNIRPVRKSPPQQSFHFLKERDSRIIGWKLLDDALLVVQVGREGRSILESLLYDAALEGIKIVAMVSPDVDLEDRESTLWGIFTRFDCVRDVTFTEMRLDGPVARYGGRMGIDATWKKGYPDPLEMNEEIREKVNVRWDEYGI encoded by the coding sequence ATGTCTTTTCGAAATCTTTCGTCATTCTTAACAGAGTTGGAACAGCAAAAAGAACTTCGACGCATTCGCGTCGAGGTGGATCCCGAGTTGGAGATCACGGAGATCGCTACGCGGGTGGTGCGGCAGGAGGGGCCGGCGCTCCTCTTTGAAAAAGTCAAAGGGTCCCCTTTTCCCCTGGCGATTAATATTTTCGGCAGCGCCCGCCGGATCGAGCTCGCGCTGGGCCGTCCCCCCCAACAAATCGGGCAGGAGCTTCTGTCGTTGGCGCAGTCCATGAATCCTCCCCGGTGGCTGGGTCTTTGGAAATCCCGTAAGGCCCTTCGGCGGACATTCGCCATGCATACGCAAGTCGTACTCTGGGGAGCGCCCTCGCAGCAAATCGTTCAAGAACCCGCGTTGGACCGTTTGCCGGTTCTGAAATGTTGGCCGCAGGACGGCGGGCGTTTTATCACCTTCGGCCTGGTCATGACCCGGCATCCGCAGACGGGTGTCCGCAACGTCGGTGTTTATCGGATGCAGGTCTTCGGCCCTTCGTCGACAGGGATGCACTGGCAGATTCAAAAAGGCGGCGGTTTCCATTACAGCGAGGCCGAGCGTCGCGGCCAGAACCTTCCCCTGGCGGTTGTGATTGGAGCGGACCCTTGCCTGCTTCTGGCGGCGGTCGCGCCGCTGCCCGAAGGCATGGATGAAGTGGCGTTCAGCGGATTTCTTCGCGGCTCCCCGGCACGCCTTGTCAAAGCCCGGTCCATTCCCATGCGTGTGCCCTCCGAGGCCGAGTTCATATTGGAAGGTTATGTCCACACGGATGAGCGGGCCATGGAAGGACCTTTTGGGGATCATTTTGGGCATTACTCCAAAGCCGCTCCTTTCCCGGTGTTCCATGTCCGGTCCATGACGCACCGGAAGCGGCCCATTTATCTGGCCGCGGTGGTCGGCAAGCCGCCGCAAGAAGACCGGTATCTGGGGAATGCGACGCAGGAAATCCTGTCTCCTTTGATTCGTCTCATCCACCCGGAGATTCAGGAACTCTGGGCGTATTATGAGACGGGTTTCCATAATCTTCTGGTGGTTTCTGTCCGGCAGCGTTACGGAAAAGAAGCCGTCAAAACCGGGCTGGGTTTACTGGGAGAGGGGCAGCTTTCCCTGACCAAATGCCTCGTTCTGGTCGATACGAATGTCAATGTGCGGGATTCCCACGCGGTCTTCCGCGCGATCCAGCAGAACTTTGACCCGAGCGAGGATGTGCTGATTTTGCCCGGGACGCCGCTGGATACGCTGGACTTTACCGGGGATGCGATGGCTACGGGTGGAAAAATAAACCTGGATGCCACCCGCAAACCGAACATACGTCCCGTGCGCAAGTCTCCCCCGCAGCAGAGTTTTCATTTTTTAAAGGAGCGCGACTCGCGTATCATCGGCTGGAAGCTTCTGGATGACGCGCTTCTGGTTGTGCAGGTCGGCCGGGAGGGACGGTCGATTCTCGAGAGCCTGCTGTATGACGCCGCTCTGGAAGGCATCAAAATCGTCGCGATGGTCAGCCCCGATGTTGATCTCGAAGACCGCGAATCGACGTTGTGGGGTATCTTTACTCGCTTTGATTGTGTTCGGGACGTGACGTTTACGGAGATGCGTCTCGACGGTCCCGTCGCCCGCTACGGGGGCCGCATGGGAATCGACGCGACCTGGAAGAAGGGTTACCCGGATCCTCTGGAGATGAACGAAGAAATCCGCGAGAAGGTCAACGTCCGCTGGGATGAGTATGGAATCTGA
- a CDS encoding PilT/PilU family type 4a pilus ATPase: MDTRELLQFMVQQNISDIHFKANCAPLIRLNGQLLSTQKEPFSPEIIHHIAFSMMNDAHKKRFEAEGEIDFSYSLDNVSRFRVNVYRQKGTLAMSLRVIPLQLKPFEELNLPSATLQKLCAVPSGLILLAGVTGAGKTTTLNAMVNHLNQAYAYNIITIEDPIEFYHKDHRSSISQREVGNDTVSFATALKYILRQDPDVIVIGEMRDTETILAAITAAETGHIVLSTIHTMDAIQTVQRIVDSYPVSQQSQVRAAVANVLRGVIAQKLLTTAEGNGRIPCTDILITTPYVRQLITDGKTNDLHSVMSRGQGEGMMTFDQDLLRLLKEGKILRESALRESTRPDNFLSMLQGISVKL, encoded by the coding sequence ATGGATACCCGCGAACTTCTGCAGTTCATGGTGCAGCAGAACATTTCCGACATTCACTTCAAGGCCAACTGCGCGCCGCTGATCCGGCTGAACGGACAGCTGTTGTCGACTCAAAAGGAACCGTTTTCTCCTGAGATCATCCATCACATCGCCTTCAGCATGATGAACGATGCCCATAAAAAACGCTTCGAGGCCGAAGGGGAAATCGATTTTTCCTATTCGCTGGACAATGTCAGCCGCTTCCGTGTCAACGTTTACCGTCAAAAAGGAACGCTGGCCATGTCCCTTCGCGTGATTCCGCTCCAGCTCAAGCCCTTTGAGGAACTCAACCTGCCGAGCGCCACCCTGCAAAAACTCTGCGCGGTCCCTTCCGGGCTCATTCTCCTGGCGGGCGTGACCGGCGCCGGAAAAACAACGACACTGAACGCGATGGTGAACCACCTGAACCAGGCCTATGCCTACAACATTATTACGATCGAAGATCCCATCGAGTTTTACCACAAAGACCATCGGTCGTCCATTTCGCAACGCGAGGTCGGCAACGACACCGTTTCGTTTGCCACCGCTCTCAAATACATTTTGCGGCAGGACCCGGATGTCATCGTGATTGGCGAGATGCGGGACACGGAAACCATTCTGGCGGCCATCACCGCGGCCGAAACCGGGCACATCGTTTTATCCACCATCCATACCATGGATGCGATCCAAACGGTGCAGCGGATCGTGGACAGCTATCCCGTTTCCCAGCAAAGCCAGGTTCGGGCCGCGGTCGCGAACGTCTTGCGCGGGGTGATCGCTCAAAAACTATTGACGACGGCCGAGGGGAATGGACGGATTCCCTGTACGGATATTCTGATCACGACCCCCTACGTCCGGCAGCTGATTACCGACGGGAAGACCAATGACCTGCATTCCGTGATGAGCCGCGGCCAAGGCGAGGGAATGATGACGTTTGATCAGGACCTTCTGCGGCTGTTGAAAGAAGGAAAAATCCTCCGCGAGTCAGCCCTCAGGGAATCGACTCGCCCCGATAATTTCCTTTCCATGCTGCAAGGCATCTCGGTGAAATTGTAA